From a region of the Cololabis saira isolate AMF1-May2022 chromosome 8, fColSai1.1, whole genome shotgun sequence genome:
- the nbl1 gene encoding neuroblastoma suppressor of tumorigenicity 1 translates to MGSAGAVMWQRIQICCALFALYSAAPPAHINRLALFPDKSAWCEAKNITQIVGHTGCQPRSIQNRACLGQCFSYSVPNTFPQSTESLVHCDSCMPAQTQWEVVTLDCPGSEESPHVDKLVERIFHCSCQSCSKEGVQEGAVMQLYPSDNTVASVPSQSDPPSRAQSHSLPHSDTHPNKHVQLHTDHHTLPQTSDGG, encoded by the exons ATGGGGAGCGCTG GTGCAGTCATGTGGCAGAGGATTCAGATTTGCTGCGCACTGTTTGCACTGTATTCAGCTGCACCGCCTGCACACATCAACCGCTTGGCGCTGTTCCCTGACAAGAGCGCCTGGTGCGAAGCCAAGAACATCACACAGATAGTCGGGCACACAGGATGTCAGCCTCGGTCTATTCAAAACAG AGCTTGTCTGGGCCAGTGTTTCAGTTACAGCGTCCCCAACACATTCCCACAGTCGACGGAGTCACTGGTGCACTGTGACTCCTGCATGCCGGCCCAGACACAGTGGGAAGTG GTGACTCTGGATTGCCCGGGCAGTGAAGAGTCTCCTCATGTGGATAAGCTGGTGGAGAGGATCTTCCACTGCAGCTGCCAGTCCTGCAGTAAGGAAGGTGTCCAGGAGGGGGCAGTAATGCAGCTGTATCCATCAGACAACACCGTGGCTTCAGTCCCCTCCCAATCTGACCCCCCCAGCAGGGCTCAGTCTCACTCTCTGCCCCACTCGGATACGCACCCTAACAAGCATGTCCAGCTGCACACAGACCACCACACACTACCCCAAACTTCAGATGGGGGGTAG